The genomic stretch AAGAAGACAAAAACTGACTATGGCATCACATGTATGGACATCTAAACTTCATAAGTTTAGGTATGCTTAACCTGAAGAAGTGTAAGaataagatttggttctgcatctgtgctgaagcggtaaagcggcaagcaaaaagtaataggtttaTTATTACCAGGTGATAtaagttatatcgtatcgtagtccagagagattggtagagaaaaactgtcgttcaactatctcacgttctaagtttcatgattgggtacggaaagtaaatgcggaaaaagtaaataaaagcaaataaacaatctattgtagcttaagagaattcattctggaatcgtatttctacttaacccgtcgaatacttaaatatgAAGATCTATCTctcaacactcacaatacgcatcaaaatcaccagacATCATTCAAGaagccacatcagtgtccatttttGCAACACCAACGAAAGCCCAATCGTATCATTCACAtcaacgatttctccaccgaaaaaaacaacacagaggcattaaaatCAATACCTATTGTGATTATTAGTCCCAAATCTATTTCTACAATTCAGAAACtaatagttatcattcctaatcaagatatatgatgtctatttctacaacaacacaaatccgaagcatttaagcaaaaaatcaagaacaacaacaatgatgatttgtaaagcgaatatataaacgatcccaagatcaacaaatatacatacaagagaggaaaaaaatacatacaaaccccaccattggaatgggtcacggggaagaagaagaacaagcggAAACTTCTCGTGTTGTCGGCACAATTGGAGACCACCCGAGCTCAATCGACATGATGAGACACCTAATAGtgttgcttgaacctctaaactacaaagaatagatcagagctcaactttgtcaaagaagagatgataaaagACCTAAAAAATATGTTctaagctatttatacaaaactgaaaaTTGCAGATCGCGCTAAGCACGAAATAGCGCGCTTACCACAGTgtcctttatttttcttaaacctccagagcgcgcttagcgccaaaaacccaCGCCAAGCACGGTACCTACTGCCAGACTGGTAACAAAATCTCCTACTAAGCACGGTATAGCGCGCGTAGCAcgctcaacaaaacaacaaaattttattttcttaaaacgcgttcgcagccgtgtcttcgacactttattcctctaAGCTTCGAATACACagaaatacctacaaaaagacaacaaaactatcaaaggGTACGTATTTACACGAAActgtaacaaaacacaaacgatgcaaatacacaaaaacggggaattattcaaacgatattaacaaaaagtctcgataagtgccactatttacatacacaaaataactatatTTTGGCACCTATCAATCTGAActttagttttaatgataacaatagGTGATATCTTAGAGAACAATTTTGTACCCTAATAGTTTCTGTGTAGTGTGCAACCTTTGCCTACAGGTTCTAACTCTGATAGTATGGCGTGTGACGTCATCAATTTCTGGAATCAACACACTTTGACCATGAATAGTTACAACGTGTGCTTTACAAAGACAAGTCAAGTTTTGAAACCCTTTTTGACTATGCTTCTGGTAGACCACTCATCAATTAGCTTCTAACTATGACTCTGATAAAAGAGAGTTTTTTAAGATTTTCAAGCTCTTACATTTTGACACTAGatctaaagacaaggttctagagaacaagttctgaagattctgaagacttTGACTCATCATTTGATCTTTCTAAACCTGCTTCACCAACTTACATTTTGAAGCCTCTAAAGATTAGAATATAAGATCAAAGGTTTTGCGTGAGACAAACAGTACATGGTATAAATCAGATATTCTTTCCATTACGCATGTTTTGTAGCGTAAAGACTGTACATAGTACAATCTTCCAACTTTCATTGTCTTTTAGTTTCATTTCTTTTTAATCTTTTTAATCTTGTTGTTCTAACacattttgatttaatttctaaataCTTGCATTATTATCATCATATTCTTTAACAAAAACATGATTATAATGAATCAAAAGTTAATCTATATTCACACATAAATAATCTACATGAAAAAGCTCTTCACATGAAGTCTTAAGATATATGAAACTTAAGGAAAAGTAATGAAgaaaaaaagggaagaaaaaaatatgaatgTGTACAACAATCTAATCCATCAAAAGAGATCCAGATTTTCTAGGATCAGTAACATTAATCTTCCAATGATAATCAAGTGATCCTATCTTCATAGATCTTCTTCTTTCCCAATTCAACTCAGTCCTACGTTGTCTTGTCAACCTACAAAAACCTTGTAACTTCTTGTCCATTCCATCATGAAATTTCCACCAACGTTGGTGTGCCACATCACTAGCATAAACCCTTTGATCCTCCACATCCCAATTACAATCATAGTCTCTATAACAATTCCATGGCTTCAAACCAAGGTAGTGAATTGCATATAGTTTTGGAGGATCAGAACCaaataaaccatttttcacacttGCTTCAACTGTTGTGTTTGACCAAAAATTCTTCAAATAGTTTACCCTCCTTGGAAGCCTATGCCACCATACAAATATCTCATTTAGAAATCCTTGGTCACCTCCGTTGTACGATACGATATCATATCGTCGACTCATAAGCACGCTAAACCAAAATAAACATAAAGCCAAATTATTTTCGAATAAAAGGAGAAACGATATCATATCGTCCACTCATGAGCACActaaaccaaaataaaattaaatcagattattttcatataaaaagaGTAACGGCACAGTTTACTGCAAGTTTACCTTCTATTTATGTATAAACTTTATTATATTGAAATAGAATAAATTTCTcttgataaaaaaaaactatatctaACTAGTCTAAATTTTTTATTGAAGTAACATAAAAAATACCTGAATGTACAATTGGAGGGCTCAATAACCATGATCCCGGAGTTGAAAATCGATTGATCATTACCGGTTGCGGTCATTTGAGGAAAGTTGAAGAGAATATCAAGATTACGAAGCACGACAATATCCGAATCTATGAAGATGATTTTCTCATAATCAGTAAGTTGCCACAACCGAAACTTACTATAATTATATTCATTGTAAGTTCCATTTTCGGCTCGCGGGTTTCGAATTCGGGTGATGGTTCGAATCTTCCAACCGGCCGCAGCCAATGCATGGCGTTTGCGGGCGGAGATGGAGTTGTCGATGAGGAGTATAAGGTCGCGTTTGGTTCCGGATTTTAGAAGGCTTTGTGCTAGTGTTATTGCACCACAAACGTAGCTTTCTGAAGAGTGTAGAACTGTTGCATAGGCTTCATGTTTTGCTCTTGTTTTGCTTTTTACAGTTTGTTCCATTTTGGATATGTCGTATACTTTGTCTATCCCTGTAAAATCAAcactattttcattttattatttaccaTAAACAAAAATGTTACGATGTATATGGTTAAGAATTTATATCAAAAATTTATATCAAACATATGTAAAATTTATTAGATACTATTATTATGCAAAACATTTGAAAGCTACTTATAAAATGTGTCAATTGTCTAGAAAACTTTATAAAATGTATACTTTAATCTAAATATATTACATCAAAGAGTTGAAAAAGTAACTTTGATTGTAATGAAGGTAAAGGGTTCCTTAAAAAACAATATTTAGGGGAGACAAGAATGTTGAACTAATATCAACATGCTTATGGTGATGATACAATAAGTACCTAACTAGCATAACCAGTCAATTTATAGTGGTTGGTTAGGGTCATGCAAGATAATGTAGTGGTTAACATGTCTACCACTTttgaattataaattaaatatattcatcttagtcacaaaaaaaaaaaaacatgaaaagaGCGTTTATAACTCAAGCAACGCTTATAATTCAATCGATAGAGCGTCTCTTTCCTAAAAAAAAAGTCATAGGTTTGACTCCTATTCATCGgcgtttaatatttaatttttctaaaattttacatttttttaaaatattttttgctttgtaaactttttaattatagcctaactaaaaataataatttaataatcatTACTCACTATTAGTTCTACCAAATTTAAGCAAAttttgcaaaataaaaaaaattaaattttgtgagaaatataagaataaaaattacATACCTTGTTCCCATAGAGGCAAAGCCAAGTTACATGACCCAATAGGCAAACTAACTTTTTGCTCCAATTTCTTTACATCAACTTCATATAACCACCAATCATCTTCATGTTTAACCAAATCATCACATCTAAAAATCTCCAACATTGGTCTACATTTACTCCAAAACAAAACCCTACTCTTCAATTTCCAatctttctttccctttttcacaATCATATTTGCCACAATAAGATGAACTTGCAACCTCAAAACTTCTCTCCCCCACCCTTCTAATGGATACTTGCATGGTAACTTTGCAACTATTAAATCCATTTTATCATATGCTTCGAATTCCGGCATAGGTATTTCGGGACATGTTGGAACGtcgctttcttcttcttcatcaatccATTCGGGAAATAAATCTGTCCAATTGAAAAATTGTGATACTTTGTCGAAATTAATTGGTATTGTTTCTCCATGTGTGCTCCATTCACTTAAGTCATCATCTTCATTCATGTTCACCATTCCGATTTTCATTCCCTTACCgattttttctcctaaaaaaatCGGTACTTCTATCTTAGTCCCATTTTTCTTTGTACTCAATGATTTTGCTTTTGGCAATTCTTCTAATATAGCCTTCATTTTTATGCTATTTTCTTCCTACATGTTTGAAGATCACAAAAATAAGCAAGATTTATTCATATATTAAGGTGACATTTAATGAACAAAATAAACATAAATGAGATATATTCCATATTTGGTAACATTAAATAGAACAAAACTTAAACAAAGAGTGTTAGATTACCTAAGAAAAACCAAAAAactagaagaaaaagaagagaaagggaTGCCATTAGAATAGGCTCACCTTACCTTATGATGGCATTCTCTCAATGAACATCTAACAAGTGAAGCAGCATTTTCGAAATAGATCGAAGACGAAGGACGAAGAAGAAGAGTTGCATAAACAATCAAGAAGATGGAAAGGCAGAACAAATTGAATCTAACAACCAAGGCTTTGGATGGTGCTGTCTTCACCAACTTATGAAGAGATGAAACATCCATCTTTAAAGAGGAAATGTTATAGGAGAAAAATAACAGTCTCTAAAGTGTAGGGGACTATACTATATATGTAAATGAATCTCTCTTTCATAAATTTGGATGTATTAGTAGCTGAATATTATGATTAGCTTAAGTAGCAAGGATTAGGAAATAGTTGTTGGATAATTATGAGTGAACCTCAAAGAATGAGTGGCCATTTATGTAGCTCCATTTGTCATTTTCTAGTTGATTAGACAATTTTGGAGATGGGAGAAAAATGGAATTGCTTTACTTATATTTCAGGTTATCTATACCTACAATTTCTAGACGGAATTAAAAAAGTTATAATATCTGTCACAAAATATAATTTGCCTCTAAAACAAGATATTTTGTTTTTGGTACAAACATGAATTTGTACTTATATAATGTTAGATATATTATAAGTTATtagatatatttaattatttattaatatattataattttgacCCTATATTTTAGCTCACTCAGAATAATTTTATGAAGTTTAAACAATTTTTGTCACCCTTCTATAATTTTTTCAGGTTCATGCTAACCAGGATCTCTAGGAGTATTGATTAAGaatgtcaaataaaaaatattttatgtttaatgcattgaatacacataataatttaaaaaaaaataattatttttattttgaatgtattgaatacatatattaataagaaaaatttatctttttaatctcttaactaATGTCCTGGAGCACTTGTTAGCATTTTTTTTATTCAACATTAATaatgtgtttatttttttaatgacttGAAATTTATAAAATGTGACAATTTATTTAGTGAAATTTATAATATAAGTGacacatttatttaaaaaatgtatcaTTAATTTTGATGATAAAGAATAAAGAATTGATTCAACAAATAAGATAAAATAGAAGGAAAGTTATTAAACGAGAGAATATTATATCATTTATGTTAGATTTGTCTCTTAATAATTTCATGACCATAGGAGAGGGATAGAGTAGTAAAACAGCAATTGCAATGATGGAATGaggcaaataaatatataaaagaaagaaaaatatgttGAGAGTAGTTATGGAGGCTCACCAACACCAACCAATTGGTTGTCCTGTCAATTTCCTACGTGTAAATAAAGATGAAGGGTTATTTATTTGTTTGGGAACTATGAAGTTCCACCAATTCATGATGTTTAATCATAAACTCGTTTTGGcatcatataaaaaatatatgtattggtTGCACGTCAATAAATATTGTGATAATTCGCCAAATAGTATCATATAtagaatatattttatattgcaCGAGAAATGTACATCTATAAGAAGTTGGTAGAGTATCACAATTCATGTCCCCACGTTTTATCTTTGACTATGAGACTAACTTGCTTGGTGGGATAAGGATGGTAAAGCGAGTCGGATTagctaaatatatttttttatataaattaaaattttaaattcacACCCTCTAATATAATCGTCATGTCCCATTATTACTTTTTAAACTTTTGTGAACACAtatattaactttttatttttagagTGAAGATTCattttaatcttttaaaaattataaaccctaaattaatatccataaaaatttgatttaatctcttataaaatttaatcGGGCTATATTAGACcatctgttaatatttttttcaaatcttttttttctacttttaaacAGTGACTAGACTGCTACTTTTAAACAGTGACTAActacttgaattttatttttttatttcatttttttaatactaaatttattttaaaacaatttaattttaaaaatataaaaaaaaaagtcaaaagtggTTCTTATTAGATAGAATTGAACTCAAAAGTTTTAAGTCAAATTGTATGCTTTTACCACTAAGTCAATGTACATCGATGATAGACAATTCTCATGATTTACAGTGATATTAAACTCAAAACCTTTTATCTTACATTTTTATCTACAAAGTTCAATAATATGTTTATATAAGACGATTTGTCATGTTTAACAAGTAACTtgtcattttaaaaacaaaaccatCGTTAGTTTTAGAGAAATtatctaaatttaaaatagagggacaaaaactttttaaatttataataaggGAATCAATTTTgtgaatcaaataaaatagaagaaccaaaactgtaattaagtctatttgaaataagtaaatattcattcatattatttgaaataaggaaataaataaatgtttaatctgagttattaagttaaatatttatcattaaaaattttaagtgaaattttttcTGCATAACTTCCACGTCATATTCAAGAAAAGTTTCTGAACAATCTAACTTATATATCATTTGAGTTGATCATTGGAAGAGAAGACCATTCAACTTCgtacaaatcttttattcaaattttgttttgttcACTAAGTGTAGGTGATCATTGTATTTAAGTGAAAGTGGTGTATTTTCTCTTGTGTGTTATAAAATCAAAAGGTGGTATGTCTTTGTGATTTGTGTTGAATAATTAAGAGAGTCAAATAGATCGACTGTAACATATCTGACATAGTGAAATCTCTCACAGAGTGTGAGTAGACTAGAGTACTCTTGTTTGAAAAGGAAAAACAGGATATATCTTGGTGTTTTTATTTTTCTACATTTATTTTCAGCGTTTTAACATTTATAATAGTTCCGAAAAAATAAGAACAATATTGCTGACATTCATAATTAAGGAAAAATTCACTAATGCTAGTTAATCTAATTCATTCAAATAAATtaagtatttaaaaaattaaaaataaaattcaacttGGCGGTCCAATTATTGTTTAGATGTAGAAAAAAATcggtttgaaaaaatattaacaggaaaattaatatggtccggttaaattttgcaAGAGATTAAATTAGATCCGTCTTTTTGTGGATGATTAATTTAGGTTTTATAGTTTTTGTAAGAGACcgaaatgggtcttcactcttattattattattattattattattattattattattattattattattattattattattatttaggctAAAAGGCCGAGAGCTCGTGGGTCCATCACCCGTCCTCGTTTTTGCGGGACAAATTAAAGTTTTAAGTCTCCGTCCTACACAATATTAACTCTGCTtcgtttagtttttttttcaagTTTTTGCTTGGCAGATTTAAATAGGATAAACATGAAGGTTAATTTGTCACTTCTAGATGGGGCAAATATATGAGGCTTAATTATTCAAGTTTTTGAAAATTGTGACATATACTTTTGTATAATAATTAGGATTTTAtatgtttaatattttaaataacgcATTGATGTATTACAAAGTGAATCAATGCGTTCACGATCCAAAATCCCAAAAAGGATAGTGAATCAATTGTGAAAATTTTACTTCAACTATAAAGAAAGGacaaataaaatggaaaaaattcaaaatactggtaaatcaattatcacaatctttcttcatatataaagaaaaggaaattttTAAAAAGGTGGTGAATCAATTATGACATGTGGGTTTTAGCATGAACAATCATTAAACTTGTTTATGATACACTAGTTTACTATTAACCATTAGATCAAGTAAGAATAACAATTTTGCTATATGTCGAGAAACATTGGagtatatataaatgattttgaaTAAGGATTGTTTGTCTCTTGATTTCGTTtaattctttaattatttatatctATATATAAATAGATGCTCATAATTATCACTTATTGGTTCAATTGGAGTTGTTCATGGTATGATTTAgttagaaaacaaaacaaaaccaaattgaattgaattataaaaaaatatcactAAAAAATAAAACCgaacaattcatttatttaaaatcGAACTAACCTAtatcaaattattaatttagtatatattcaaaattttaaattgtttttttcaaATTGAATTTGCTAATTTAGacccacttatttttataaaGGTATATTTTAGAAAGGATTaactaaaaaatagttaaatgcacCTTGAGGTGCGTATTGTTAAAAcagaccttcataaaaataagtaggTGTATTTTAGCAAACTCCACATGAGTTTActaaaatacacccacttatttttatgaatgtGTGTTTCAGCAAGCTTTAACTAAAAAAATGCTTAAATGCACCctaaggtgcatgttgctaaaatagaccttcataaaatcAAATGCGTCTACGTTAGcaaacccatatatatatatatatatacatatatatatatatatatatatatatatatatatatatatatatatatatatatatatatatatataactttttaaacttatttttaatatGTTTCATTTTTTGTATTGGTTTAGTTAACTTATTTATTATTTGGTTTGTCACTAAAAATGTTTGGGCAACACAAAGTTGATTCACTAATCAaacataataatttaattagGCAAGACAACAAAACCTATATTCGCAGGTATTCACCCGAACACACTCCGAAGTTGATAGGGAAAATCCATTTTGACTGAGTTAGAGTTTTCTCCGATTACAAAATATGGAGACGGGTCGGGTAATGgagacactagtacccaccccgaacccgctccatttattttattgtgtatattattatatatttttgataatttagaatattaaatatgtgggcaaagttttgttgatttgtatttattatttcaaatatttgaaatgtatgtatgaattttttttgaaattatttcatattattattt from Vicia villosa cultivar HV-30 ecotype Madison, WI linkage group LG4, Vvil1.0, whole genome shotgun sequence encodes the following:
- the LOC131596516 gene encoding UDP-glucuronate:xylan alpha-glucuronosyltransferase 2 isoform X1 produces the protein MDVSSLHKLVKTAPSKALVVRFNLFCLSIFLIVYATLLLRPSSSIYFENAASLVRCSLRECHHKEENSIKMKAILEELPKAKSLSTKKNGTKIEVPIFLGEKIGKGMKIGMVNMNEDDDLSEWSTHGETIPINFDKVSQFFNWTDLFPEWIDEEEESDVPTCPEIPMPEFEAYDKMDLIVAKLPCKYPLEGWGREVLRLQVHLIVANMIVKKGKKDWKLKSRVLFWSKCRPMLEIFRCDDLVKHEDDWWLYEVDVKKLEQKVSLPIGSCNLALPLWEQGIDKVYDISKMEQTVKSKTRAKHEAYATVLHSSESYVCGAITLAQSLLKSGTKRDLILLIDNSISARKRHALAAAGWKIRTITRIRNPRAENGTYNEYNYSKFRLWQLTDYEKIIFIDSDIVVLRNLDILFNFPQMTATGNDQSIFNSGIMVIEPSNCTFSVLMSRRYDIVSYNGGDQGFLNEIFVWWHRLPRRVNYLKNFWSNTTVEASVKNGLFGSDPPKLYAIHYLGLKPWNCYRDYDCNWDVEDQRVYASDVAHQRWWKFHDGMDKKLQGFCRLTRQRRTELNWERRRSMKIGSLDYHWKINVTDPRKSGSLLMD
- the LOC131596516 gene encoding UDP-glucuronate:xylan alpha-glucuronosyltransferase 2 isoform X2 codes for the protein MKAILEELPKAKSLSTKKNGTKIEVPIFLGEKIGKGMKIGMVNMNEDDDLSEWSTHGETIPINFDKVSQFFNWTDLFPEWIDEEEESDVPTCPEIPMPEFEAYDKMDLIVAKLPCKYPLEGWGREVLRLQVHLIVANMIVKKGKKDWKLKSRVLFWSKCRPMLEIFRCDDLVKHEDDWWLYEVDVKKLEQKVSLPIGSCNLALPLWEQGIDKVYDISKMEQTVKSKTRAKHEAYATVLHSSESYVCGAITLAQSLLKSGTKRDLILLIDNSISARKRHALAAAGWKIRTITRIRNPRAENGTYNEYNYSKFRLWQLTDYEKIIFIDSDIVVLRNLDILFNFPQMTATGNDQSIFNSGIMVIEPSNCTFSVLMSRRYDIVSYNGGDQGFLNEIFVWWHRLPRRVNYLKNFWSNTTVEASVKNGLFGSDPPKLYAIHYLGLKPWNCYRDYDCNWDVEDQRVYASDVAHQRWWKFHDGMDKKLQGFCRLTRQRRTELNWERRRSMKIGSLDYHWKINVTDPRKSGSLLMD